A part of Sulfurifustis variabilis genomic DNA contains:
- the proB gene encoding glutamate 5-kinase, producing MTGNRREALTRARRCVVKIGSALVTNGGLGLDRGAIAGWAAQIAELRRRGIEVVIVTSGAVAAGMQRLGRPQRPHALHELQAMAAIGQMGLVQVYESAFQHHGLHTAQVLLTHDDLTSRPRYLNARSTLRTLLGYGVIPVVNENDTVATEEIRFSDNDTLAALVANLVEADLLLILTDREGLYERDPRVDARAALVEEGEAGDRRLLEMAGGSGTLGRGGMRTKVLAAERAARSGAATVIVSGRMPDVLSRVLAGDRVGTHLRPAQGRLAARKQWLAGQLQVRGRLTLDAGASRVIREAGKSLLPVGVKAVEGAFGRGEIVACVDPDGREIARGLVNYGAEEARKIMGQASDRIEAILGYIDEPELIHRDNMVLL from the coding sequence ATGACCGGAAACCGACGCGAAGCGCTGACGCGCGCGCGACGCTGCGTGGTCAAGATAGGCAGCGCGCTGGTGACGAACGGCGGTCTCGGCCTCGACCGCGGCGCAATCGCAGGCTGGGCGGCCCAGATCGCCGAGCTCCGTCGTCGGGGCATCGAGGTCGTGATCGTCACCTCGGGTGCGGTCGCGGCGGGAATGCAGCGCCTCGGGCGGCCGCAACGCCCCCATGCCCTGCACGAGCTGCAGGCGATGGCGGCGATCGGTCAGATGGGTCTGGTGCAGGTCTACGAGTCGGCGTTCCAGCATCACGGCCTCCACACTGCCCAGGTGCTGCTCACGCATGACGACCTCACCAGTCGCCCGCGTTATCTGAACGCCCGCAGCACGCTGCGTACGCTTCTCGGGTACGGTGTCATCCCGGTGGTGAACGAGAACGACACGGTCGCGACCGAGGAGATCCGCTTCAGCGACAACGACACCCTGGCCGCGCTGGTCGCCAATCTCGTCGAGGCCGACCTGCTCTTGATTCTTACCGATCGCGAAGGACTCTACGAGCGCGACCCGCGCGTGGACGCGCGCGCCGCACTGGTCGAGGAGGGCGAGGCCGGCGACAGGCGTCTGCTCGAGATGGCCGGGGGTTCGGGGACCCTCGGTCGAGGCGGTATGAGGACCAAGGTGCTGGCGGCGGAGAGGGCGGCCCGATCCGGGGCGGCCACGGTCATCGTCTCGGGGAGGATGCCGGACGTTCTGTCCCGCGTGCTCGCCGGCGATCGGGTCGGCACGCATCTCCGGCCCGCCCAGGGTCGGTTGGCGGCTCGCAAGCAATGGCTGGCGGGGCAGCTGCAGGTGCGGGGTCGGCTGACTCTCGACGCGGGTGCGAGCCGCGTGATTCGGGAGGCCGGCAAGAGCCTGCTACCCGTGGGTGTCAAAGCCGTCGAGGGTGCGTTCGGGCGGGGCGAGATCGTCGCCTGTGTGGATCCCGACGGCCGCGAGATCGCGCGCGGGCTCGTCAATTACGGCGCCGAGGAGGCGCGGAAGATCATGGGTCAGGCGAGCGATCGCATCGAGGCGATTCTCGGTTACATCGATGAGCCGGAGCTCATCCACCGAGACAACATGGTACTGCTCTGA
- the rpsT gene encoding 30S ribosomal protein S20, which translates to MANTAQAKKRARQAEKHRAHNTARRSLMRTQVKKVLKAIEAKDKDGAATAFRSASSMIDRLAGKGLVHKNAAARYKSRLNERIRRIGA; encoded by the coding sequence TTGGCCAATACCGCACAAGCGAAGAAGCGCGCCCGCCAGGCCGAAAAGCATCGCGCCCACAACACCGCCCGGCGTTCGCTCATGCGCACTCAGGTGAAGAAGGTGCTCAAGGCCATCGAGGCCAAAGACAAGGACGGGGCCGCGACCGCCTTCCGGTCCGCGAGCTCCATGATCGACCGGCTGGCCGGCAAGGGACTGGTGCACAAGAACGCGGCGGCCCGCTACAAGAGTCGCTTGAACGAGCGGATCCGGCGCATCGGCGCCTGA
- the murJ gene encoding murein biosynthesis integral membrane protein MurJ — protein sequence MSRRLLKSTALTGAMTLVSRVSGLIRDMVFASLIGAGATVAADAFYVAFRIPNFLRRIFGEGALSQAFVPVFAEYRTRATPAETRLFLDHVTGVLAVTLFVVTLIGVVAAPILVTVLAPGFLVDTQKFELTVAMLRIVFPYLLFISLVALAAGVLNAHGRFGAAAFTPVLLNLSLIGAALWLAPRLDEPVVGLAWGVFIAGVVQLAFQLPFLMRIGMLPRPRLGFRDAGVVRVVRLMAPAIFGVSVAQVNLLVNMVLASFLVTGSVSWLYYSDRLMEFPLGVFGIALATVILPSLSHKHVNASHEEFSHLLDWALRWVFIIGVPATAALMVLAGPMLATLFYFGKFTAGDVEMSAQALVAFSLGLLGFILVKVLAPGFYARQDTKTPMRVGVIALVANIALSIVLVFPLAHVGLALAISLAAFVNAGLLFRLLRRADVYRALPGWTSFLLRIALATAIMAGVLLWGAGALDTWLSAPPLARVVRLAFWITVGLLVYGAALLIGGVRPAHLKLKQV from the coding sequence GTGAGCCGTAGACTCCTGAAGTCCACCGCGCTGACCGGCGCCATGACGCTGGTGTCCCGCGTCAGCGGGCTGATCCGCGACATGGTCTTCGCCAGCCTGATCGGTGCGGGCGCCACGGTTGCGGCGGACGCCTTCTATGTGGCCTTTCGCATCCCCAATTTTCTGAGACGCATATTCGGGGAGGGCGCGCTGTCGCAAGCCTTCGTGCCGGTCTTTGCGGAGTACCGCACTCGGGCGACGCCGGCCGAAACCCGGCTTTTTCTCGATCACGTGACCGGGGTGCTGGCCGTCACGCTCTTCGTCGTCACGCTGATCGGCGTAGTCGCCGCACCCATCCTCGTCACCGTCCTCGCCCCCGGGTTTCTGGTCGATACCCAGAAATTCGAGCTGACGGTCGCGATGCTGCGGATCGTCTTCCCCTATCTCCTGTTTATATCGCTCGTGGCTCTGGCGGCCGGAGTACTGAACGCCCACGGCCGCTTCGGCGCCGCGGCGTTCACGCCCGTACTGCTGAACCTCAGCCTGATCGGGGCGGCGTTGTGGCTGGCGCCGCGGCTCGACGAGCCGGTGGTGGGCCTCGCCTGGGGCGTGTTCATCGCCGGCGTCGTGCAACTCGCTTTTCAGCTGCCGTTTCTGATGCGAATCGGGATGCTGCCCCGCCCGCGCCTGGGGTTTCGCGATGCCGGGGTGGTGCGGGTCGTTCGCCTCATGGCGCCGGCGATCTTCGGAGTCTCGGTTGCACAGGTTAACCTCCTCGTGAACATGGTTCTCGCGTCGTTCCTGGTGACCGGCAGCGTCTCCTGGCTCTACTACTCCGATCGACTGATGGAATTTCCGCTGGGGGTGTTCGGGATCGCGCTGGCCACCGTCATCCTGCCCAGCCTGTCGCACAAGCATGTCAACGCTTCCCACGAGGAATTCTCGCACCTGCTCGACTGGGCGCTGCGGTGGGTGTTTATTATAGGAGTGCCGGCGACCGCAGCGCTGATGGTGCTGGCGGGGCCGATGCTGGCGACGCTCTTTTATTTCGGCAAGTTCACGGCGGGCGACGTCGAGATGAGCGCGCAGGCGCTCGTCGCCTTCTCGCTCGGGCTACTCGGGTTCATCCTGGTCAAGGTACTCGCCCCGGGGTTTTACGCGCGCCAGGACACGAAAACGCCCATGCGGGTTGGGGTCATCGCCCTGGTCGCCAACATCGCGCTGAGCATCGTCCTGGTGTTCCCGCTCGCGCACGTCGGGCTCGCCCTCGCCATTTCACTCGCGGCGTTCGTGAATGCGGGCCTCCTCTTTCGTCTCCTGCGGCGAGCCGACGTTTACCGAGCGCTCCCGGGATGGACGTCGTTTCTCCTCCGCATCGCGCTCGCGACCGCGATCATGGCCGGCGTTTTGCTATGGGGCGCCGGCGCTCTTGACACCTGGCTCTCGGCGCCACCGCTCGCCCGGGTCGTGCGGCTCGCATTCTGGATTACGGTCGGGCTGCTGGTGTATGGTGCAGCGCTACTGATAGGCGGCGTGCGACCCGCGCATCTCAAGCTGAAACAGGTCTGA
- a CDS encoding DUF2203 domain-containing protein: protein MPDPLLHQINACGDPRVFTLAEAEAIFPLVRRVTQQAYQELEPVRRALEAMLPTNPVIQDIERQYETIVKRWVGKMERLGLVVKGLWLVDFDTGDGYLCWKFPELRIGYYHSYHEGYSGRVPLRQVVEELDPDWAHA, encoded by the coding sequence ATGCCCGATCCTCTGCTCCATCAGATCAACGCCTGCGGGGATCCGCGCGTCTTCACGCTCGCGGAAGCGGAAGCGATCTTCCCGCTCGTGCGACGCGTTACCCAACAGGCGTACCAGGAGCTCGAGCCCGTGAGGCGCGCGCTGGAAGCGATGCTGCCGACGAACCCGGTCATCCAGGACATCGAGCGCCAGTACGAGACGATCGTGAAGCGCTGGGTCGGCAAGATGGAGCGGCTCGGGCTGGTGGTCAAAGGGCTCTGGCTCGTCGACTTCGACACCGGCGACGGCTACCTCTGCTGGAAGTTTCCGGAACTGCGGATCGGTTACTACCACAGCTATCACGAAGGCTATTCCGGTCGCGTGCCGCTTCGACAGGTCGTCGAGGAGCTCGACCCGGACTGGGCCCACGCCTGA
- the ribF gene encoding bifunctional riboflavin kinase/FAD synthetase yields MELIRGLHNLRPRHRGCVATIGNFDGVHLGHQAVIGQLAERAAELRLPALVMLFEPQPQEYFRPDQAPARLMRLREKLMALRRYAVDRVLCIRFDARFAALEAEAFIEHVLARDLGVRYLVVGDDFRFGAKRRGDFAMLKRAGERHGFQVVNMHSFSVDGERVSSTRIRSALAAADLETAEKLLGRRYRMSGRVAHGRKLGRALGIPTANIHLHRHGSPLSGIFVVEMYGLVGEPLPGVANIGTRPTVDGTEVILEVHLLDFDREFYGAHVSVEFLRKLRDEKRFDSLEAMRAEILNDIGRARLYFGGPDTPQPRAARHS; encoded by the coding sequence ATGGAGCTCATTCGCGGGCTGCACAACCTACGTCCCCGGCATCGCGGCTGTGTCGCGACGATCGGCAATTTCGATGGCGTGCACCTCGGCCACCAGGCGGTGATCGGTCAGCTGGCGGAGCGGGCAGCCGAGCTTCGGCTCCCCGCGCTGGTCATGCTGTTCGAGCCCCAGCCGCAGGAATACTTCCGTCCGGATCAGGCGCCGGCGCGGCTGATGAGGCTGCGCGAAAAGCTGATGGCGCTTCGGCGCTACGCAGTCGACCGCGTGCTATGCATTCGCTTCGACGCCCGCTTTGCTGCCCTGGAAGCCGAAGCCTTCATCGAGCACGTGCTCGCCCGGGATCTTGGAGTGCGTTACCTGGTGGTGGGCGACGATTTCCGGTTCGGCGCAAAGCGGCGCGGCGATTTCGCGATGCTGAAGCGAGCCGGGGAGCGTCATGGTTTCCAGGTCGTCAACATGCACAGCTTCAGCGTCGATGGCGAGCGGGTGTCGAGCACGCGTATCCGCTCGGCGTTGGCCGCCGCGGACCTGGAAACCGCGGAAAAGCTGCTCGGGCGCCGTTACCGGATGAGCGGGCGGGTGGCGCACGGGAGAAAACTCGGCCGCGCGCTCGGCATACCGACGGCGAACATCCACCTGCACCGGCACGGCTCGCCACTGAGCGGGATCTTCGTGGTGGAAATGTACGGGCTCGTGGGCGAACCGCTGCCCGGCGTAGCCAACATCGGGACGCGCCCGACCGTGGACGGGACCGAGGTCATCCTCGAAGTGCACCTGCTCGACTTCGATCGCGAATTCTACGGAGCGCACGTGTCCGTGGAGTTCCTGCGAAAGCTGCGCGACGAAAAGCGATTCGATTCGCTCGAAGCGATGCGCGCCGAAATCCTCAACGATATCGGCCGCGCCCGCCTTTATTTCGGTGGCCCCGATACACCCCAGCCGCGTGCCGCCCGCCATTCCTGA
- the ileS gene encoding isoleucine--tRNA ligase produces MKANLAAREPEILRRWQTTGLAARLRETGEGRPKYVLHDGPPYANGDIHIGHAVNKILKDIIVKSRTLAGFDAPFVPGWDCHGLPIELAVEKKIGKAGRQVEPAAFRKACRAYATEQVARQRADFERLGVVGDWERPYLTMDYRFEADIIRALGRIVGNGHVYRGYKPVHWCCDCGSALAEAEVEYADRTSPAIDVRFTVVDDAQFIARCETTSEHAGKGAIQVVIWTTTPWTLPANQAVALHPDLDYVLVQYAGQQGTERVLLADALLKDAMLRYGVSEYRVVARCPGRALEGLRLRHPFYAREVPIILAEHVTTESGTGAVHTAPGHGLEDYVVGVKYDLPIDNPVGPDGKFIPQTEMFAGEHVFKANEHVIEALKARGKLLHSAAVSHSYPHCWRHKTPIIFRATSQWFISMERLRSSALAEIASTKWVPSWGQARIEGMVQNRPDWCISRQRAWGVPIALFVHRQTGELHPQSDRLIEEVAVRVEEGGVDAWFGLDAAELLGPDAAQYEKVSDILDVWFDSGVTHACVLDRRPELKRPADLYLEGSDQHRGWFQSSLLTSVAMVGKAPYTGVLTHGFTVDAKGRKMSKSLGNVVAPQKVIQTLGADVLRLWVAATDYRAEMNISDEILTRTADSYRRIRNTARYLLGSLDGFSPDQALPVEDLLPLDRWALSRAHELQGQILAAYDEFSFHVIYQRLHQFCSIDMGSFYLDVLKDRMYTMRTESRGRRSGQTVMYHLLEALARWLAPILSFTADEIWSYMPGRRGDSVFLETWHALPALGRDESLTPEFWSTVLRVRQAVSKEFEKLRVAGGIGSPLDAEVDLYCADELLAPLRVPGDELRFVFISSYARVHPLAGRTERAVETEMPGLYVEVAPSAHPKCIRCWHHREDVGAHPEHPLICGRCVENVAGAGENRVFA; encoded by the coding sequence ATGAAGGCCAATCTCGCCGCGCGTGAACCGGAGATTCTCAGGCGCTGGCAGACGACCGGTCTCGCCGCGCGCCTGCGCGAGACCGGCGAGGGTCGTCCGAAGTACGTGTTGCACGACGGACCGCCGTACGCCAACGGCGATATCCACATCGGCCACGCCGTCAACAAGATCCTCAAGGACATCATCGTCAAGTCGAGGACCCTCGCGGGGTTCGACGCGCCGTTCGTTCCCGGATGGGATTGCCACGGGCTGCCCATCGAGCTCGCGGTCGAGAAGAAGATCGGGAAGGCCGGACGGCAGGTGGAGCCGGCCGCGTTCCGCAAGGCATGCCGCGCGTATGCCACCGAGCAGGTCGCACGCCAGCGCGCTGACTTCGAGCGCCTCGGAGTCGTCGGCGACTGGGAGCGGCCGTATCTCACCATGGACTACCGTTTCGAGGCCGATATCATCCGCGCGCTCGGGCGCATCGTCGGGAACGGCCACGTGTACCGGGGCTACAAGCCGGTTCACTGGTGCTGCGACTGCGGCTCGGCCCTGGCGGAGGCGGAGGTGGAGTACGCCGATCGCACCTCTCCGGCGATCGACGTGCGCTTCACGGTCGTCGACGACGCGCAATTCATCGCACGCTGCGAGACGACGTCCGAGCACGCCGGCAAGGGAGCGATCCAGGTAGTGATCTGGACCACCACGCCCTGGACGCTGCCTGCCAACCAGGCGGTCGCGCTCCACCCCGACCTCGACTACGTGCTCGTGCAGTACGCCGGCCAACAGGGTACCGAACGCGTTCTGCTCGCCGACGCGCTCCTCAAGGATGCCATGCTGCGCTACGGCGTGAGCGAGTATCGCGTGGTCGCACGTTGTCCCGGTCGCGCCCTGGAAGGCCTCCGGTTGCGGCATCCTTTTTATGCCCGCGAAGTACCGATCATCCTTGCCGAGCATGTTACGACCGAGAGCGGTACGGGCGCGGTCCACACCGCGCCCGGCCACGGTCTCGAGGACTATGTGGTCGGCGTGAAGTACGACTTGCCGATCGACAATCCGGTCGGTCCGGATGGCAAGTTCATCCCGCAGACCGAGATGTTCGCCGGGGAGCACGTGTTCAAGGCGAACGAGCACGTGATCGAGGCGCTCAAGGCACGCGGAAAGCTGCTGCACTCCGCCGCGGTGTCGCACAGCTACCCGCACTGTTGGCGCCACAAGACGCCCATCATCTTTCGCGCCACGTCGCAGTGGTTCATCTCGATGGAGCGCCTGCGCTCCTCGGCGCTCGCCGAGATCGCATCGACGAAGTGGGTGCCGTCCTGGGGTCAGGCACGGATCGAAGGCATGGTGCAGAACCGCCCCGACTGGTGTATTTCACGCCAGCGCGCCTGGGGCGTACCGATCGCGCTGTTCGTACACAGGCAGACCGGCGAGCTCCACCCGCAGAGCGACCGCCTGATCGAGGAGGTCGCAGTCCGGGTCGAGGAGGGCGGTGTCGACGCCTGGTTCGGTCTCGACGCGGCGGAGCTGCTGGGTCCGGACGCCGCGCAGTATGAAAAGGTAAGCGATATCCTCGACGTGTGGTTCGATTCCGGCGTGACCCATGCGTGTGTCCTCGACCGGCGGCCCGAGCTGAAGCGACCGGCCGACCTCTATCTCGAGGGATCCGACCAGCACCGGGGCTGGTTCCAGTCCTCGCTCCTGACCTCGGTGGCGATGGTCGGCAAGGCCCCTTACACCGGCGTGCTTACGCACGGTTTTACCGTGGACGCGAAAGGGCGAAAGATGTCGAAATCGCTCGGAAACGTAGTCGCACCCCAGAAGGTCATCCAGACGCTCGGTGCGGACGTGCTGCGGCTCTGGGTGGCCGCCACGGATTACCGTGCCGAGATGAACATCTCCGATGAGATCCTGACCCGCACCGCCGATTCTTACCGGCGCATCCGGAACACGGCGCGCTATCTGCTCGGGAGCCTCGACGGGTTCTCGCCGGACCAGGCGCTCCCGGTCGAAGATCTGCTTCCACTCGATCGCTGGGCCCTCTCGCGCGCGCACGAGCTCCAGGGGCAGATCCTCGCCGCCTACGACGAGTTCAGCTTCCATGTCATCTACCAGCGGCTGCACCAGTTCTGCTCGATCGACATGGGCAGCTTCTACCTCGACGTGCTCAAGGACCGCATGTACACGATGCGGACCGAGAGCCGGGGACGGCGCTCCGGCCAGACGGTCATGTACCACCTCCTCGAGGCGCTGGCGCGCTGGCTGGCACCCATCCTGAGCTTCACTGCCGACGAGATCTGGTCCTATATGCCCGGCCGGCGGGGCGACTCGGTTTTTCTCGAGACCTGGCATGCGCTTCCGGCGCTTGGGCGGGATGAATCGCTCACGCCGGAGTTCTGGAGCACCGTCCTGCGCGTGCGCCAGGCGGTGAGCAAGGAGTTCGAGAAGCTGCGCGTGGCCGGCGGCATCGGTTCCCCCCTCGATGCCGAAGTCGATCTTTACTGCGCGGATGAGCTGCTCGCGCCACTGCGCGTTCCGGGCGACGAGCTCCGGTTCGTCTTCATCAGCTCCTATGCCCGCGTGCACCCGCTTGCCGGGCGCACCGAGCGGGCCGTGGAAACGGAGATGCCCGGACTGTACGTCGAGGTGGCCCCGTCCGCGCATCCAAAATGCATTCGTTGCTGGCATCACCGGGAAGACGTAGGCGCGCACCCGGAGCACCCGCTGATCTGCGGGCGATGCGTGGAAAACGTCGCCGGCGCGGGCGAGAATCGCGTGTTCGCCTGA
- the lspA gene encoding signal peptidase II codes for MLRYFWIAVAVVVADQLTKLAAVKYLTRHAEVAVTPFLNLTLVYNPGAAFGFLSDAGGWQNRFFIGVALAACAVIVYMIRRLGPRDRLVAVAFMLILGGAVGNLIDRLVYGYVIDFVDVYYGTWHWPAFNVADSAITVGAVLLVIDALAIGTRKRRAAS; via the coding sequence ATGCTGCGCTACTTCTGGATCGCCGTTGCCGTCGTCGTCGCGGATCAACTGACCAAGCTCGCGGCGGTCAAGTACCTGACGCGCCACGCCGAGGTGGCCGTCACACCGTTCCTGAACCTGACGCTCGTCTACAACCCGGGAGCGGCGTTCGGCTTCCTGAGCGATGCCGGCGGCTGGCAGAACCGGTTTTTCATCGGCGTCGCCCTGGCCGCTTGCGCGGTGATCGTGTACATGATCCGTCGCCTGGGCCCACGCGATCGACTGGTGGCCGTCGCCTTCATGCTGATACTCGGTGGAGCCGTCGGAAACCTGATCGACCGGCTGGTGTACGGCTACGTCATCGACTTCGTCGATGTCTACTACGGCACGTGGCACTGGCCCGCTTTCAACGTGGCCGACTCGGCGATCACGGTGGGCGCCGTACTGCTCGTGATCGACGCGCTCGCGATCGGGACGCGAAAACGTCGTGCCGCGTCCTGA
- a CDS encoding FKBP-type peptidyl-prolyl cis-trans isomerase: MPRPDNRLIEPGCKVTLHYTLSLATGKTADTTRGGEPAVLVVGAGDLHAAFEGRLLGLGPGESRRFEIPCMEAFGPSETGNVHALPRAEFPPEMKIEPGLVIGFELPSGEEVPGTVVAVSEHEVRIDFNHPLAGHDLVFEVEVLSVEPPSRPA; encoded by the coding sequence GTGCCGCGTCCTGACAATCGTTTGATCGAACCGGGCTGCAAGGTCACGCTGCACTACACCCTCAGCCTCGCGACCGGCAAGACCGCGGACACGACGCGGGGGGGCGAACCGGCGGTACTGGTGGTGGGGGCGGGCGATCTGCACGCCGCGTTCGAGGGGCGCCTGCTGGGGCTTGGCCCGGGGGAGAGTCGCCGATTCGAGATCCCGTGCATGGAGGCATTCGGCCCGAGCGAAACGGGCAACGTTCACGCGCTTCCGCGGGCGGAGTTTCCGCCGGAGATGAAAATCGAGCCCGGTCTGGTAATCGGCTTCGAGCTGCCGTCAGGGGAAGAGGTGCCCGGGACCGTCGTAGCGGTTTCCGAGCACGAGGTGCGAATCGATTTCAATCACCCGCTGGCCGGGCACGACCTCGTTTTCGAGGTCGAAGTCCTGTCCGTCGAACCGCCTTCCCGGCCGGCATAG
- the ispH gene encoding 4-hydroxy-3-methylbut-2-enyl diphosphate reductase, producing MDIYLANPRGFCAGVDRAIEIVERALDLFGAPIYVRHEVVHNRFVVEGLRAKGAAFVDELEDVPDGATVIFSAHGVSRAVREEAARRGLNVFDATCPLVTKVHMEVVRLHKRGTELVLIGHAGHPEVEGTMGQVPHGIHLVESPEDVARLEIRDPRNLAYATQTTLSVDDTARIVDALRRRFPEVQAPKRDDICYATQNRQDAVKRLADLCEVVLVVGSYNSSNSNRLREVAEARGAKAYMIDGPEDLRAEWFEGVGRVGITAGASAPEQLVQEVLGRLTGWGGKLVGEQDGKEEAIAFPLPRPLRAG from the coding sequence ATGGACATCTACCTCGCCAATCCGCGCGGATTCTGCGCGGGCGTCGATCGCGCCATCGAGATCGTCGAACGCGCGCTCGACCTGTTCGGCGCGCCGATCTACGTGCGGCACGAGGTCGTGCACAACCGGTTTGTCGTCGAGGGGTTGCGGGCCAAGGGCGCCGCGTTCGTGGATGAGCTGGAAGACGTTCCGGACGGGGCGACCGTCATTTTCAGCGCGCACGGCGTGTCGCGGGCGGTCCGCGAGGAGGCGGCGCGGCGCGGCCTCAATGTTTTCGACGCGACCTGTCCGCTGGTCACCAAGGTCCACATGGAGGTGGTCCGTCTGCACAAGCGGGGAACCGAGCTCGTCCTGATCGGCCACGCGGGACACCCCGAGGTGGAAGGCACGATGGGACAGGTCCCGCACGGGATTCATCTCGTCGAATCGCCCGAGGACGTTGCCCGGCTCGAGATACGTGACCCACGCAACCTGGCGTACGCCACGCAGACCACGCTTTCCGTCGACGATACCGCGCGCATCGTCGACGCCCTCAGGCGACGCTTTCCCGAGGTCCAGGCGCCGAAGCGCGACGACATCTGCTACGCGACCCAGAACCGACAGGACGCGGTCAAGCGTCTGGCGGACCTGTGCGAGGTCGTCCTCGTGGTCGGTTCCTACAACAGCTCGAATTCCAATCGCCTTCGCGAGGTCGCGGAAGCGAGGGGCGCAAAGGCCTACATGATCGACGGCCCGGAGGATCTCAGGGCCGAATGGTTCGAAGGAGTAGGTCGCGTGGGCATTACCGCCGGCGCGTCCGCACCCGAACAGCTGGTGCAGGAGGTGCTCGGCCGACTGACCGGATGGGGAGGGAAGCTGGTGGGCGAGCAGGACGGCAAGGAAGAGGCGATTGCCTTCCCCCTGCCCCGCCCGTTGCGCGCCGGCTGA
- a CDS encoding type IV pilin protein, translating into MPKNSNKRPDRGVTLIELMVVVVVVGILAAIAYPSYQQYTARTRRSDAQIALTRIAGLQEQFLSACGTYSGSLTDDRNCDDGGLNYEYGTSSPESHYTLTLASGNIAGTCAALSCSFIATATPLGSLADNGKLRIDATGRKQWDKNNDNSWCCKWTDR; encoded by the coding sequence ATGCCTAAGAACAGCAACAAACGGCCCGACCGGGGCGTCACGCTTATCGAACTCATGGTCGTGGTGGTCGTCGTCGGCATCCTCGCGGCGATCGCTTATCCCAGTTACCAGCAGTACACGGCTCGAACGCGCCGATCGGATGCGCAAATCGCCCTGACGCGCATCGCGGGTCTCCAGGAACAGTTTCTCTCCGCATGCGGAACCTACTCGGGAAGTCTGACGGACGACCGGAACTGCGACGACGGCGGGCTCAACTACGAATATGGGACGAGTTCCCCGGAGAGCCACTACACACTCACGCTCGCGTCGGGGAATATCGCGGGTACCTGCGCTGCCCTTTCCTGCAGCTTCATAGCGACGGCGACGCCGCTGGGATCCCTCGCGGACAACGGCAAGCTCAGGATCGACGCCACCGGTCGAAAGCAATGGGACAAAAATAACGACAACTCCTGGTGCTGCAAGTGGACCGACCGCTGA